Proteins encoded by one window of Sediminicoccus rosea:
- a CDS encoding THUMP domain-containing class I SAM-dependent RNA methyltransferase translates to MTRNTSFEIFLTALPGLEEALLAEVRGKGFRRPRAVPGGVVLEGGWPEVWRANLWIRGAGRVLARIARFRVEHLAQLDGRARHLPWAAVLRPDIPVRVEATCSRSRIYHSGAAAERIERAIRETLGAPVSEEAEVTVRVRIENDICTVSLDTSGDLLHRRGHKQAVNVAPMRETMATLFLRQCGFEGNEPVFDPMCGSGTFIIEAAEIAAHLNPGRDRAFAFAQLATFDPEAWARMRGVNPFRVPQARFFGRDRDAGAITMSQANAERAGIAAFTDFQRATISEATPPPGPPGLVIVNPPYGNRLGDRKQLLPLYQALGHVLLTRFSGWRVGLVAAEPRLAQATRLPFLPSSPPVPHGGLRVTLHRTAALP, encoded by the coding sequence ATGACGCGCAACACCAGCTTCGAGATTTTCCTGACCGCCCTGCCCGGGCTGGAGGAGGCGCTGCTGGCCGAGGTCCGCGGCAAGGGCTTCCGCCGGCCACGCGCCGTCCCGGGCGGCGTGGTTCTGGAAGGCGGCTGGCCCGAGGTCTGGCGCGCCAATCTCTGGATCCGGGGCGCGGGCCGCGTCCTGGCCCGCATCGCGCGCTTCCGCGTCGAACACCTGGCGCAACTGGATGGCCGCGCGCGGCATCTACCCTGGGCCGCGGTGCTGCGGCCCGACATTCCCGTCCGCGTGGAGGCCACCTGCTCCCGCTCGCGCATCTACCACAGCGGGGCGGCGGCCGAGCGCATCGAGCGCGCCATCCGCGAGACGCTGGGCGCGCCCGTCTCGGAGGAGGCCGAGGTGACGGTGCGCGTGCGGATCGAGAACGACATCTGCACCGTCAGCCTCGACACCTCGGGCGACCTGCTGCACCGGCGCGGCCACAAGCAGGCGGTGAACGTGGCACCGATGCGCGAGACGATGGCGACACTCTTCCTGCGGCAATGCGGCTTCGAGGGGAATGAGCCGGTCTTCGACCCCATGTGCGGCTCGGGCACCTTCATCATCGAGGCGGCGGAGATCGCAGCCCACCTCAACCCTGGCCGGGACCGGGCCTTCGCCTTCGCGCAGCTTGCGACCTTCGATCCGGAGGCCTGGGCGCGCATGCGCGGGGTGAACCCCTTCCGCGTGCCGCAGGCAAGGTTCTTCGGGCGCGACCGCGATGCCGGCGCCATCACGATGAGCCAGGCGAATGCGGAACGCGCCGGCATCGCCGCCTTCACGGATTTCCAACGCGCCACCATCAGCGAGGCCACCCCGCCACCCGGGCCGCCCGGCCTCGTCATCGTGAACCCGCCCTATGGCAACCGCCTGGGTGACAGGAAGCAGCTCCTGCCGCTCTACCAGGCGCTCGGCCATGTGCTGCTCACGCGCTTCTCCGGCTGGCGCGTCGGGCTGGTGGCGGCCGAGCCTCGGCTCGCGCAGGCGACGCGCCTGCCTTTCCTGCCCTCCAGCCCGCCCGTCCCGCATGGCGGGCTGCGCGTGACGCTCCACCGCACCGCCGCCCTGCCCTGA
- the glmS gene encoding glutamine--fructose-6-phosphate transaminase (isomerizing) has product MCGIVGMVNGHPVAVDLAAALGRLEYRGYDSAGVALAGPGLPVHRILGRATDLVPMLEAAQPRGRAGIGHTRWATHGRPDLRNAHPHTHGGVAVVHNGIIENHDALRRQLRDQGHHFASDTDSEVIPHLMAEAISQGLEPIEALLVTCRALEGAYAIAAVTEAEPDRILVARMGSPLVVARGEGMAAIASDPAALAGMAREYAPLAEGEIAELTGDGITFHPVRIQERRRQQRPVAQDRRAPRREWQTVADPMAAREDGRRFAHHTRREIAEQPEALAATDAALKGLALPPDVVACDRFTVIACGSSLFAGATAREAIERAAGVTVDLEIASEFRDRAAPPRGIAILISQSGETADTIAAMARFRAAGLSTIGMVNVRESVIGRTAELVWPISAGQEIGVAATKSFTAQLLALMRFGIALGEARGTGDAAFRTRLARALDDLPRICTEAEAMEPIARILAERIAGEEEALFIGRGWGAALAQEGALKLKELSYIRAEGYPSGELKHGPIAVIREGSPVIVCTPGDAGQAKVLANASAVAARGAHLVALTDVGGAEAAAATAAETITMPGDALVAPFAQAVFLQLLAYHTAVVLGHDVDRPRNLAKSVTVE; this is encoded by the coding sequence ATGTGCGGCATTGTGGGCATGGTGAACGGACATCCGGTGGCGGTGGACCTCGCTGCCGCGCTGGGGCGCCTCGAATATCGCGGCTATGACTCGGCCGGCGTGGCGCTGGCCGGACCCGGTCTGCCGGTGCACCGCATCCTCGGCCGCGCGACCGATCTGGTGCCGATGCTGGAGGCGGCCCAGCCGCGCGGCCGCGCCGGCATCGGCCACACGCGCTGGGCCACGCATGGCCGGCCCGATCTGCGCAACGCCCACCCGCACACGCATGGCGGCGTCGCCGTCGTGCACAATGGCATCATCGAAAATCACGACGCCCTTCGGCGCCAGCTGCGTGACCAGGGCCATCACTTCGCCTCCGACACCGACTCCGAGGTGATCCCGCATCTGATGGCCGAGGCGATCAGCCAGGGTCTGGAGCCGATCGAGGCGCTGCTCGTCACCTGCCGGGCACTGGAAGGGGCCTATGCAATCGCCGCCGTGACCGAGGCCGAGCCGGATCGCATCCTGGTGGCCCGGATGGGCAGCCCCTTGGTGGTGGCGCGCGGCGAGGGCATGGCCGCCATCGCCTCCGACCCCGCGGCGCTGGCCGGCATGGCCCGGGAATATGCGCCGCTCGCCGAGGGCGAGATCGCTGAACTCACCGGCGACGGCATCACTTTCCATCCCGTCCGGATCCAGGAGCGCCGCCGTCAGCAGCGGCCCGTGGCGCAGGACCGGCGCGCCCCGCGCCGTGAATGGCAGACGGTGGCGGACCCGATGGCGGCGCGCGAGGATGGTCGCCGCTTCGCGCACCACACGCGCCGCGAGATCGCCGAGCAGCCCGAGGCGCTGGCCGCGACCGATGCGGCGCTGAAGGGCTTGGCGCTGCCGCCCGATGTTGTGGCCTGCGATCGCTTCACGGTGATCGCCTGCGGCAGTTCGCTCTTCGCCGGTGCCACCGCGCGCGAGGCGATCGAGCGCGCGGCCGGCGTCACGGTGGACCTCGAGATCGCCTCCGAATTCCGCGACCGTGCCGCCCCGCCGCGGGGCATCGCCATCCTGATCTCGCAATCGGGCGAAACGGCCGACACCATCGCCGCCATGGCGCGCTTCCGCGCCGCCGGCCTCTCCACCATCGGCATGGTGAACGTCCGGGAATCCGTGATCGGCCGCACGGCGGAGCTGGTCTGGCCGATCAGCGCCGGACAGGAGATCGGCGTCGCTGCCACCAAATCTTTCACCGCGCAGCTCCTGGCGCTAATGCGCTTCGGCATCGCGCTCGGCGAGGCGCGTGGCACGGGCGACGCCGCATTCCGCACTCGCCTGGCCCGCGCGCTGGATGATTTGCCGCGCATCTGCACCGAGGCCGAGGCGATGGAACCCATCGCCCGTATCCTGGCCGAGCGCATCGCGGGCGAAGAGGAGGCACTCTTCATCGGTCGTGGCTGGGGCGCGGCACTCGCCCAGGAAGGCGCCCTGAAGCTGAAGGAACTGAGCTACATCCGCGCCGAGGGTTATCCCTCGGGCGAGCTGAAGCACGGCCCGATCGCGGTGATCCGCGAGGGCTCGCCCGTCATCGTCTGCACGCCGGGCGATGCCGGGCAGGCCAAGGTGCTGGCCAATGCCAGCGCGGTCGCGGCGCGGGGCGCGCATCTGGTGGCGCTGACCGATGTGGGCGGCGCCGAGGCGGCGGCCGCAACGGCGGCCGAGACCATCACCATGCCGGGCGATGCGTTGGTGGCACCCTTCGCACAGGCGGTGTTCCTGCAGTTGCTCGCCTACCACACGGCCGTCGTGCTCGGGCATGACGTGGACCGGCCGCGCAACCTCGCCAAGTCGGTGACCGTGGAATGA
- a CDS encoding acyltransferase — protein sequence MSATLSLKAWVKRGEHPAARLAFRVAKAVRSARVPVIRPLHQALYALHKGVTGAWSNATRILWWTPMFLSRVENEAPGLYLEGGMPLVLGPLSIRLGRDVRLSATTTLTGRSASAAPLLEVGSNVDIGWQTTIAVGTRVVMGDNVRLAGRCFLAGYPGHPLEAERRAAGLPCDAAQIGDIILEDDVWLASGVTVLAGVRIGRGTVVGTGSVVTRDLPPDVIAAGCPARVIREIG from the coding sequence ATGAGCGCGACCCTCTCCCTCAAAGCCTGGGTGAAGCGCGGCGAGCACCCCGCCGCCCGCCTCGCCTTCCGCGTCGCCAAGGCGGTCCGTAGCGCGCGCGTTCCGGTGATCCGCCCGCTGCATCAGGCGCTCTATGCCCTGCACAAGGGCGTGACGGGCGCCTGGAGCAATGCCACGCGCATCCTCTGGTGGACGCCGATGTTCCTCTCGCGCGTCGAGAACGAGGCGCCGGGCCTTTACCTCGAAGGCGGCATGCCGCTGGTGCTGGGCCCGCTGTCCATCCGCCTCGGACGTGATGTGCGGCTCTCCGCCACAACGACGCTCACCGGCCGCAGCGCTAGCGCCGCGCCGCTGCTCGAAGTGGGCAGCAATGTGGATATCGGCTGGCAGACCACCATCGCCGTCGGCACGCGTGTCGTGATGGGCGACAATGTGCGCCTCGCCGGCCGCTGCTTCCTCGCTGGCTATCCCGGGCATCCGCTGGAGGCCGAGCGCCGCGCGGCGGGGCTGCCCTGCGATGCGGCGCAGATCGGCGACATCATCCTGGAGGACGATGTCTGGCTCGCCAGCGGCGTGACGGTCCTGGCCGGCGTGCGCATCGGCCGCGGCACGGTGGTGGGCACGGGCAGCGTCGTCACGCGCGACCTGCCGCCCGACGTCATCGCCGCCGGCTGCCCCGCCCGCGTGATCCGGGAGATCGGCTGA
- a CDS encoding glycosyltransferase: MAHDLIVFGEDWGAHPSSSQHLVSHMAKEREVVWVNSIGLRKLSLSMGDATRAVRKLGAAFRRKAPAPRVAAPGPVVQPLALPMAESRMGRAVNRALIGGKVRMAAAGLKRPVVWAALPSAVAALGALGEHGVVYYCGDDFSALSGVDHAAAQRMEAELVSRADLILAASEMLASRFPAHKTRLLPHGVDAALFGTPVPRPADMPEGGPVAGFYGSLAPWIDLDLVAATARLLPEWRFVMIGAAQTDLSAIEGIGNVHRLGARPHAALPGYAQHWDAGIIPFRDTPQIRACNPLKLREYLASGRPVVSTDFPALNGYRHLIQVAQTPEGFAAALCASLTDTDGPGRQAAVAAQSWAARAAEAAAWIDAL; this comes from the coding sequence ATGGCGCATGACCTGATCGTGTTCGGCGAGGATTGGGGGGCGCATCCCTCCTCCAGCCAGCATCTGGTCTCGCATATGGCGAAAGAGCGCGAGGTGGTTTGGGTGAACTCCATCGGCCTGCGCAAGCTCAGCCTCTCGATGGGCGATGCCACGCGCGCTGTGCGCAAGCTGGGTGCCGCTTTCCGCCGCAAGGCGCCGGCTCCGCGCGTGGCCGCCCCGGGCCCGGTGGTGCAGCCGCTCGCATTGCCGATGGCCGAGAGCCGCATGGGCCGCGCGGTCAACCGCGCACTGATCGGCGGCAAGGTCCGCATGGCCGCCGCCGGCCTGAAGCGCCCCGTGGTCTGGGCCGCCCTCCCCTCCGCCGTCGCGGCGCTCGGCGCGCTCGGCGAGCACGGGGTGGTCTATTACTGCGGCGATGACTTCTCGGCGCTCTCCGGCGTGGATCACGCCGCCGCCCAGCGTATGGAAGCGGAACTGGTTTCCCGCGCCGACCTGATCCTCGCCGCCAGCGAGATGCTGGCCTCGCGCTTTCCCGCGCACAAGACGCGCCTGCTGCCGCATGGCGTGGACGCCGCGCTGTTCGGCACACCCGTACCCCGCCCGGCCGACATGCCCGAGGGCGGCCCGGTCGCCGGCTTCTATGGCAGCCTAGCCCCCTGGATTGACCTCGACCTGGTGGCCGCCACGGCACGGCTCCTACCCGAATGGCGCTTCGTGATGATCGGCGCGGCCCAGACCGACCTTTCCGCCATCGAGGGCATCGGCAACGTTCATCGCCTGGGCGCGCGACCGCATGCGGCGCTGCCCGGCTATGCGCAGCATTGGGATGCCGGGATCATCCCCTTCCGCGACACGCCGCAGATCCGCGCCTGCAACCCACTGAAGCTGCGCGAATATCTCGCATCTGGCCGGCCGGTGGTCAGCACCGATTTTCCTGCCCTGAACGGCTACCGTCACCTGATCCAGGTGGCGCAGACGCCGGAGGGGTTCGCCGCTGCCCTATGCGCAAGCCTCACCGACACCGACGGCCCGGGCCGCCAGGCCGCCGTCGCCGCCCAGTCCTGGGCCGCCCGTGCCGCTGAGGCCGCCGCCTGGATAGACGCGCTGTGA
- a CDS encoding GNVR domain-containing protein: MSAAPPLSEIIHALLAAGWRRRYLIIVPLLLLPVLGGLVGSFVPHSYETRMSVLVQEPGRFNPFLEDLSVRSNLRDRMDGLRALLTSRHVLLSVAEDLGMVQPGAGEAEQSRAVSALASSVSVQLIGQEMVELRYRARRPEGIDRVLAQIGQRFIERVRGPEDASLRDSVAFLGGQIQDAQNALNHAEQALSSFKSRHAAQLPDMRAANLQRLAQMREQLAEREVRLAGAEAEIASISSRLLQTDPVIGRLEQDIVAARGELALLRSRYTDAHSRVQAALNRAESLEQERDSHVARSGIAMDDTRLRNIASVSTTRGDGAQPLLVSQVAILDQARARLGQLRGETESLRSAVTDLARHVANSGEVERELRGLERDVAVQADLTQQLRRRFETARVTADLARQQAPERIKVIDRPFEPTAPIKPMTMIFALAGIVAGLALGIGLAALFDLMDGSLRGIRATEKLLGVPVLARLPRARQEMPA, encoded by the coding sequence ATGAGCGCCGCGCCCCCGCTCTCCGAAATCATCCACGCGCTGCTGGCCGCTGGTTGGCGCCGCCGCTACCTGATCATCGTGCCGCTGCTGCTGCTGCCCGTGCTGGGCGGCCTGGTCGGCAGCTTCGTGCCGCACTCCTACGAGACGCGCATGTCGGTCCTCGTGCAGGAGCCCGGCCGCTTCAATCCCTTCCTGGAGGACCTCTCGGTCCGCTCCAACCTGCGCGACCGAATGGATGGGCTACGCGCCCTGCTCACCTCACGCCATGTGCTGCTGAGCGTCGCCGAAGACCTTGGCATGGTGCAGCCTGGCGCCGGCGAGGCCGAGCAGTCCCGCGCTGTCTCCGCACTCGCCTCCTCCGTCTCGGTGCAACTCATCGGCCAGGAGATGGTGGAACTCCGCTACCGGGCGCGGCGGCCCGAGGGCATTGACCGCGTGCTGGCGCAGATCGGCCAGCGCTTCATCGAGCGCGTGCGCGGCCCCGAGGACGCATCGCTGCGTGACAGCGTCGCCTTCCTCGGCGGTCAGATTCAGGACGCGCAGAATGCGCTGAACCACGCAGAACAGGCACTCTCCAGCTTCAAGTCCCGACATGCGGCACAACTCCCCGACATGCGGGCGGCCAACCTCCAGCGCCTGGCACAGATGCGCGAGCAACTGGCCGAGCGCGAGGTGCGCCTCGCCGGCGCCGAGGCCGAGATCGCCTCCATCTCCAGCCGCCTCCTGCAGACCGACCCGGTGATCGGGCGGCTGGAGCAAGACATCGTGGCCGCTCGGGGCGAACTCGCCCTGCTGCGGAGCCGCTATACCGATGCCCATTCGCGCGTGCAGGCCGCCCTCAACCGCGCCGAGAGCCTGGAGCAGGAGCGTGACAGCCACGTCGCCCGCAGCGGCATCGCGATGGACGACACACGGCTGCGTAACATCGCCTCGGTCAGCACCACACGTGGCGACGGCGCCCAGCCGCTCCTGGTCAGCCAGGTCGCCATCCTCGATCAGGCGCGCGCGCGGCTCGGCCAGCTGCGCGGCGAGACGGAGAGCCTGCGTAGCGCCGTCACCGACCTCGCGCGCCATGTCGCGAATTCGGGGGAGGTGGAGCGCGAGTTGCGCGGCCTGGAGCGTGACGTGGCGGTCCAGGCCGACCTCACGCAGCAATTGCGCCGGCGCTTCGAGACGGCGCGCGTCACGGCCGACCTCGCGCGGCAGCAGGCACCCGAGCGCATCAAGGTCATCGACCGCCCCTTCGAGCCGACGGCACCGATCAAGCCAATGACAATGATCTTCGCCCTTGCCGGCATCGTAGCAGGTCTGGCGCTGGGCATCGGCCTCGCCGCCCTGTTCGACCTGATGGATGGTTCGCTGCGCGGCATCCGCGCCACGGAGAAACTGCTCGGTGTGCCGGTCCTGGCGCGGCTGCCGCGCGCCAGGCAGGAGATGCCGGCATGA
- a CDS encoding glycosyltransferase has translation MSGAVIHVVQHLSPGGLEVMALELARAQQAQGRPALVLSLEGNLETAIAHWPRLAGQREQLLFAAKRPGLDPMLMPRLISLFRRLRPAVVHTHHVGPMLYAGTAARLAAVPARLHTEHDAWHLTDPKRRRLVRLARRLMAPVMIADAPHVAQSVAEALGGTPPVIVMNGVDTERLRPRDQAAARHALGLPDGQRLLGIAARLEHVKGVDVALEALRLLPRDVHLAIAGGGSEATALRAQASALGIADRLHWLGVMDDMSRFYPALNLLLVPSRHEGLPLAPLEAQACGIRVVATNVGGTAAGICPRTGQLVTAEDPAALAGAVLLALEGTGDPRPFVLREASLDAAARACLTLAAPKFRAPIASCEAARES, from the coding sequence ATGAGCGGCGCAGTCATCCACGTTGTGCAGCACCTGAGCCCCGGCGGGCTGGAGGTCATGGCCCTCGAGCTTGCCCGGGCGCAACAGGCGCAGGGTCGGCCCGCGCTGGTGCTGAGCCTGGAGGGCAACCTGGAGACGGCCATCGCGCATTGGCCGCGCCTCGCGGGCCAGCGCGAGCAATTGCTCTTCGCCGCCAAGCGGCCAGGCCTTGATCCGATGCTGATGCCGCGCCTGATTTCGCTGTTCCGGCGCCTCCGCCCGGCGGTGGTCCATACCCATCACGTGGGCCCCATGCTCTATGCGGGTACCGCCGCGCGCCTGGCCGCCGTGCCGGCCCGCCTGCATACCGAGCATGACGCCTGGCACCTCACCGATCCCAAACGACGCCGCCTCGTGCGCCTGGCGCGGCGCTTGATGGCGCCGGTGATGATCGCCGATGCGCCACATGTCGCCCAAAGCGTGGCCGAGGCGCTCGGCGGAACCCCACCTGTCATCGTCATGAACGGCGTGGACACCGAGCGCCTGCGGCCGCGGGACCAGGCCGCGGCCCGCCACGCCCTCGGCCTGCCTGACGGACAGCGTCTGCTCGGCATCGCGGCGCGGCTGGAGCATGTGAAGGGCGTGGACGTGGCCTTGGAGGCGCTGCGCCTCTTGCCGCGTGACGTGCATCTGGCCATCGCCGGTGGGGGGAGCGAGGCGACAGCGCTGCGCGCCCAGGCGAGCGCGCTCGGGATCGCGGATCGGCTGCATTGGCTCGGCGTGATGGACGACATGTCGCGATTCTACCCGGCCCTCAACCTGCTGCTGGTGCCCTCGCGGCATGAGGGACTGCCGCTGGCGCCGCTCGAGGCGCAGGCCTGCGGCATCCGCGTGGTGGCCACGAATGTCGGCGGCACCGCGGCCGGCATCTGCCCGAGGACAGGCCAGCTCGTGACGGCGGAAGATCCCGCCGCCTTGGCCGGCGCCGTCCTGCTCGCTCTCGAGGGAACGGGCGATCCGCGTCCCTTCGTGCTGCGCGAGGCCAGCCTTGATGCGGCGGCACGCGCCTGCCTGACGCTCGCTGCGCCCAAATTCCGCGCGCCCATCGCAAGCTGCGAGGCAGCGCGCGAGAGCTAA
- a CDS encoding glycosyltransferase family 2 protein has translation MHLLLAIITLGAIALILYHHLAWPLILRRAALKAPPAPRPLPRHLLPAITLVMPAHNEARFIARKIANLAALDYPREQLRIIIATDGCSDETPTIARAELQRQGLSAELRIFAQNRGKVAVLNEIVDALRGGIVALTDVSALLPADALKRIAAHFAEPRLGAVGGTYVLDKPGSAGEAKYWRWQVAGKRGEAALGAPLGLHGAFWAFRREAFAPLAPDTINDDFTLPMQMVLRGWRVGYDAGLLAREAECSSPAQDLRRRRRIAAGNMQQMLRLMPLLHPRHGGVAVAFLSGKALRVVMPLLILIAGLGTALLAPHSTFFTMLAIAEIAGLLAALAGLALGSRAPRILALAAYALAGHAASGMGAARYMLSRPTQPWRRAAP, from the coding sequence ATGCATCTCCTGCTCGCGATCATCACGCTCGGCGCGATCGCGCTGATCCTCTATCACCACCTCGCTTGGCCGCTCATTCTCCGGCGGGCAGCCCTGAAAGCTCCACCCGCGCCCCGCCCACTGCCGCGCCATCTGTTGCCTGCCATCACGCTCGTAATGCCCGCGCACAACGAAGCGCGGTTCATCGCCCGGAAGATCGCGAACCTCGCCGCGCTGGACTATCCGCGCGAGCAGCTGCGCATCATCATCGCGACGGATGGCTGCTCCGACGAGACGCCCACCATCGCGCGGGCCGAGCTGCAGCGCCAAGGGCTCTCGGCCGAGCTGCGCATCTTTGCCCAGAACCGTGGCAAGGTGGCGGTGCTGAACGAGATCGTGGATGCGCTCCGTGGCGGCATCGTCGCACTGACCGATGTCTCGGCGCTGCTCCCGGCCGACGCCCTCAAGCGCATCGCGGCGCATTTCGCCGAGCCGCGTCTTGGCGCCGTCGGTGGCACCTATGTGCTCGACAAGCCCGGCTCGGCGGGCGAGGCGAAGTATTGGCGCTGGCAGGTCGCGGGCAAGCGCGGGGAGGCCGCGCTGGGCGCGCCACTCGGCCTGCATGGCGCCTTCTGGGCCTTCCGCCGCGAGGCCTTCGCGCCACTGGCACCCGACACGATCAATGATGATTTCACGCTGCCGATGCAGATGGTGCTGCGGGGCTGGCGCGTTGGCTACGACGCCGGACTCCTGGCGCGCGAGGCGGAGTGCAGCAGCCCCGCGCAGGATCTCCGCCGACGCCGGCGTATCGCGGCGGGAAACATGCAGCAGATGCTCCGCTTGATGCCGCTGCTGCATCCGCGCCATGGCGGCGTGGCAGTCGCCTTTCTCTCAGGCAAGGCGTTGCGCGTGGTGATGCCGCTGCTGATCCTCATCGCCGGACTGGGCACGGCGTTGCTGGCCCCGCACTCCACCTTCTTCACGATGCTGGCCATCGCCGAGATCGCGGGACTGCTGGCCGCCCTCGCCGGCCTGGCGCTGGGCAGCCGCGCGCCTCGGATCCTCGCCTTGGCCGCCTATGCACTGGCCGGACACGCGGCAAGCGGAATGGGCGCCGCCCGCTACATGCTCAGTCGCCCCACCCAGCCCTGGCGGCGCGCTGCGCCGTAA
- a CDS encoding sugar transferase codes for MLDCDPPRSIRVAKRAMDIVVALLALILTLPLWPIIALAIKLDSPGPVLFRQLRIGRADRDRVVLFTMLKFRSMRADAEKQTGAVWAKQRDPRITRVGAFLRKSRLDEIPQLINVLKGDMALIGPRPERPGFYQKLDRAIPFFAERTGGIRPGITGLAQVNQGYDTSLDDVRNKVAWDHAYAMRLTSFRTWLGTDIGIALRTLVVMAGGRGQ; via the coding sequence ATGCTCGACTGCGATCCCCCCCGCTCCATCCGCGTCGCCAAGCGCGCCATGGACATCGTCGTGGCCCTTCTGGCCCTGATCCTTACCCTGCCGCTCTGGCCGATCATCGCGCTGGCCATCAAACTCGACAGTCCCGGCCCTGTGCTGTTCCGGCAGTTGCGCATCGGGCGGGCCGATCGGGACCGCGTGGTGCTCTTCACCATGCTGAAGTTCCGCTCCATGCGCGCCGACGCCGAGAAGCAGACCGGCGCCGTCTGGGCCAAGCAGCGTGACCCGCGCATCACCCGCGTCGGTGCCTTCCTCCGCAAGTCGCGACTGGATGAGATCCCGCAACTGATCAACGTATTGAAGGGCGACATGGCGCTGATCGGGCCGCGGCCGGAACGCCCGGGATTCTACCAGAAACTCGACCGCGCCATTCCCTTCTTCGCCGAGCGGACGGGCGGCATCCGGCCGGGCATCACGGGCCTCGCCCAGGTGAATCAGGGCTATGACACGAGCCTGGACGACGTCCGCAACAAGGTCGCCTGGGATCATGCCTATGCGATGCGGCTCACCAGCTTCCGCACCTGGCTCGGCACAGACATCGGCATCGCGCTTCGGACACTGGTCGTAATGGCAGGCGGCCGGGGGCAATAG